In one Mus pahari chromosome 21, PAHARI_EIJ_v1.1, whole genome shotgun sequence genomic region, the following are encoded:
- the Stx11 gene encoding syntaxin-11: MKDRLAELQELSRSYDQQFPDGDDDFGAPQEDIVFETDHILESLYRVIQDIQGENQLLLIDVRRLGRQNVRFLTSMRRLSSIKRDTNSIAKAIKTRGEGIHQKLRSMKELSEQAEARHGAHSAVARISHAQYSALARAFQQAMYEYNQAEMKQRDNCKIRIQRQLEIMGKDMSGEQIEDMFEQGKWDVFSENLLADVKGARAALNEIESRHRELLRLEGRIREVHELFLQMAVLVEKQADTLNVIEFNVQKTLDYTGEAKAQVRKAVQYKKKNPCRTICCFCCPCVN; this comes from the coding sequence ATGAAGGATCGACTTGCAGAGCTTCAGGAATTGTCCAGGAGCTATGACCAGCAATTCCCAGATGGGGACGATGACTTTGGCGCTCCTCAGGAAGACATTGTGTTCGAGACCGACCACATCCTGGAGTCCTTGTACCGGGtcatccaggacatccagggtgaAAACCAGCTGCTTCTAATCGACGTGAGGCGCCTGGGGAGGCAGAATGTCCGCTTCCTCACGTCCATGCGGCGCCTCAGCAGCATTAAGCGCGACACCAACTCCATAGCCAAGGCCATCAAGACCCGGGGCGAAGGTATCCACCAGAAGCTGCGCTCCATGAAGGAGCTGAGCGAGCAGGCGGAGGCCCGGCACGGGGCGCACTCGGCTGTGGCTCGCATCTCACACGCGCAGTACAGCGCGTTGGCCCGCGCCTTCCAGCAAGCCATGTACGAGTACAACCAGGCCGAGATGAAACAGCGCGACAACTGCAAGATCCGCATCCAGCGGCAGCTGGAGATCATGGGCAAGGACATGTCGGGCGAGCAGATCGAGGACATGTTCGAGCAGGGCAAGTGGGATGTATTCTCCGAGAACCTGCTGGCCGACGTGAAGGGCGCGCGGGCAGCGCTCAACGAGATTGAGAGCCGCCACCGCGAGCTCCTGCGCCTGGAGGGTCGCATTCGAGAAGTGCACGAGCTCTTCCTGCAGATGGCTGTGCTGGTGGAGAAGCAGGCGGACACGCTGAACGTCATCGAGTTCAACGTGCAGAAGACCCTCGACTACACGGGCGAGGCCAAGGCGCAGGTGCGCAAGGCGGTGCAGTACAAGAAAAAGAACCCCTGCAGGACCATCTGCTGCTTCTGTTGCCCCTGTGTCAACTAG